In Salvelinus namaycush isolate Seneca chromosome 15, SaNama_1.0, whole genome shotgun sequence, a genomic segment contains:
- the LOC120060281 gene encoding polyadenylate-binding protein 4-like, producing the protein MNTANEGSYPMASLYVGDLHPDITEAMLYEKFSPAGPVLSIRVCRDMITRRSLGYAYVNFSQPTDAERALDTMNFDVVKGKPIRIMWSQRDPSLRKSGVGNVFIKNLDKTIDNKALYDTFSAFGNILSCKVVCDENGSKGYAFVHFETQDAADRAIEKMNGMLLNDRKVFVGRFKSRKEREAELGAKAKEFTNVYIKNFGDDMNDDKLKEMFDQYGKTLSVRVMADPSGKSRGFGFVSYEKHEDANKACEEMNGQEFNGKTVFVGRAQKKMERQAELKRKFEMLKQERISRYQGVNLYIKNLDDTIDDEKLRKEFTTFGSITSAKVMLEEGRSKGFGFVCFSSPEEATKAVTEMNGCIVGSKPLYVALAQRKEERKAHLTNQYVQRIAGMRAMPANAIINQFQPASGYFMPAVPQAQNRTTYYAPNQLAQMRHNPRWQQQGGRGQGGFQGMPNSLRQPGPRANLRHLTPNASAPGPRSMGPSGAQRIGIAGQAMGPRPSMGVPAPRAMTSYKYATSVRNTNPQVVHPIALQQSQPVVDVQGQEPLTASVLAAAAPQEQKQMLGERLFPLIQAMHPSLAGKITGMLLEIDNSELLHMLESKESLRSKVEEAVAVLQAHQAKKDATQKVGVITTTAAAATS; encoded by the exons ATGAACACAGCGAATGAGGGGAGTTATCCAATGGCTTCTCTATATGTTGGCGACCTGCACCCTGATATCACTGAAGCTATGCTGTATGAGAAATTCAGCCCAGCTGGACCAGTGCTGTCTATTCGAGTATGTCGTGATATGATCACCCGACGCTCTCTGGGTTATGCCTATGTGAATTTCTCGCAACCCACGGACG CCGAGAGAGCCCTGGACACCATGAACTTTGATGTGGTGAAAGGGAAGCCAATCAGAATCATGTGGTCACAGCGAGATCCCTCACTCAGGAAGTCTGGGGTGGGCAACGTGTTCATCAAGAACCTGGACAAGACCATTGACAACAAGGCCCTCTATGACACCTTCTCTGCCTTTGGGAACATCCTGTCTTGCAAA GTTGTATGTGATGAGAATGGATCCAAGGGATACGCGTTTGTGCATTTTGAAACGCAGGACGCAGCTGACCGCGCCATCGAGAAGATGAACGGCATGCTTCTGAACGATCGCAAGGT GTTCGTTGGACGTTTCAAGTCTCggaaggagagggaggcagaACTGGGGGCCAAAGCAAAGGAGTTCACCAACGTCTACATCAAGAACTTTGGAGACGACATGAATGATGACAAGCTAAAGGAAATGTTTGACCAATACG GTAAAACTCTcagtgtgagggttatggctgacCCCAGTGGCAAATCCAGAGGTTTTGGCTTTGTGAGTTACGAGAAACACGAGGATGCTAACAAG GCATGTGAGGAGATGAACGGTCAAGAGTTCAACGGGAAGACCGTCTTCGTGGGGCGTGCTCAGAAGAAGATGGAACGGCAGGCAGAGCTAAAGAGAAAGTTTGAGATGTTGAAACAGGAGAGGATCAGCCGTTACCAG GGCGTTAACCTTTACATTAAGAACTTGGACGACACCATTGACGACGAGAAACTGCGAAAGGAGTTTACCACATTCGGGTCCATCACCAGTGCCAAG GTGATGCTGGAGGAGGGGCGGTCCAAGGGCTTTGGGTTCGTCTGCTTCTCCTCTCCTGAGGAGGCCACCAAGGCTGTGACTGAGATGAACGGGTGCATCGTGGGCTCCAAGCCACTCTACGTGGCCTTGGCTCAGCGCAAAGAAGAGCGCAAGGCCCACCTCACTAACCAGTATGTGCAGCGCATTGCTGGCATGAGGGCCATGCCAGCCAACGCCATCATCAACCAGTTCCAGCCCGCCAGCGGATACTTCATGCCTGCAGTGCCACAG GCCCAGAACAGGACCACCTACTATGCACCCAATCAGCTGGCCCAGATGAGGCACAACCCCCGCTGGCAGCAGCAAGGTGGCAGAGGCCAAG GTGGGTTCCAGGGAATGCCCAACTCCCTGCGCCAGCCTGGTCCACGTGCCAACCTGAGACACCTGACTCCCAATGCCAGCGCCCCGGGCCCCCGAAGCATGGGGCCTTCTGGAGCTCAGAGAATTG GAATTGCTGGCCAGGCCATGGGTCCTCGTCCCTCCATGGGAGTCCCTGCCCCTCGGGCCATGACATCCTACAAGTACGCCACAAGCGTACGCAACACTAACCCCCAGGTGGTGCACCCCATCGCCTTACAGCAG TCTCAACCAGTTGTTGATGTGCAGGGTCAGGAGCCTCTCACAGCCTCTGTGCTGGCTGCTGCAGCGCCTCAGGAGCAGAAGCAGATGCTTG gGGAACGCTTGTTCCCACTGATCCAGGCCATGCACCCCAGCTTGGCAGGGAAGATCACTGGGATGCTGCTTGAGATCGACAACTCTGAGCTGCTGCACATGCTGGAGTCCAAAGAATCCTTGCGCTCCAAG gtGGAGGAGGCTGTTGCCGTGCTCCAGGCCCACCAGGCAAAGAAGGATGCCACACAGAAAGTGGGAGTCATCACTACAACCGCTGCTGCCGCTACCTCCTGA